A DNA window from Paraburkholderia sp. IMGN_8 contains the following coding sequences:
- a CDS encoding chromate resistance protein ChrB domain-containing protein, producing the protein MKWVTRERPKVDRIACPWLIVRFIDKEAEFLYVPRDEVLRVAQETGAIPYDVPNVELGHHGELCSFDAFLQKYQLIDPALLKLAQIVRGADTSRLDLAPEASGLYAISVGLSRHFDDDHEQLRYGMVVYDALYAWCQGDGRT; encoded by the coding sequence ATGAAATGGGTCACGCGCGAACGTCCCAAGGTTGACCGGATCGCCTGTCCGTGGCTGATCGTCAGGTTCATCGACAAGGAGGCCGAGTTCCTTTACGTGCCGCGCGACGAGGTGCTGCGGGTGGCCCAGGAAACCGGTGCCATTCCCTATGACGTGCCGAACGTCGAACTGGGTCACCACGGCGAGCTGTGCAGTTTCGATGCGTTCCTGCAGAAGTACCAGCTGATCGACCCGGCGCTGCTGAAACTCGCGCAGATCGTGCGCGGGGCGGACACCAGCCGGCTTGATCTCGCGCCCGAAGCGAGCGGTCTCTATGCGATTTCCGTGGGGCTGTCGCGCCATTTCGACGACGATCATGAACAGCTGCGGTACGGCATGGTTGTCTACGACGCGCTCTATGCGTGGTGTCAGGGCGATGGGCGCACATAG
- a CDS encoding DUF2282 domain-containing protein, whose translation MKSTLARQALVAAALASLGAAGSGVAHAEDNVRCYGIAKAGQNDCGSKTGVDGCAGESKVDNDKGDFKNVPKGTCRKLGGTVDTYYDRSEPHGAAEIAAMGKALGGGSGRVLCSWSPRLGRLTNQWASDHAHTLADGTPILALDMYEHSYHIDFGAKAAAYVDAFMQNINWTQVATRFDALGL comes from the coding sequence GAGTCTCGGCGCCGCAGGATCGGGCGTCGCGCATGCAGAGGACAACGTGAGGTGCTACGGCATCGCGAAGGCCGGTCAGAACGACTGCGGGAGCAAAACCGGCGTGGATGGCTGCGCCGGCGAATCGAAGGTCGACAACGACAAGGGCGACTTCAAGAACGTGCCGAAGGGAACGTGCCGCAAGCTCGGCGGTACGGTCGACACCTACTACGATCGCAGTGAGCCGCACGGGGCGGCCGAAATCGCCGCCATGGGCAAGGCGCTGGGCGGTGGCTCCGGCCGGGTGCTGTGCAGCTGGTCGCCACGCCTCGGCCGCCTCACGAACCAGTGGGCGTCCGACCACGCGCACACGCTCGCTGACGGAACGCCGATTCTCGCGCTGGACATGTACGAGCATTCATACCACATCGATTTCGGTGCGAAGGCTGCAGCGTATGTGGATGCCTTCATGCAAAACATCAACTGGACCCAGGTGGCGACGCGATTCGACGCACTGGGCCTCTGA
- a CDS encoding histidine phosphatase family protein codes for MIRGAASHDGESFVEVLARVRTWLDALGDTGTVVAITHASIIRAAVFHVLNASPAAFSRIEVAPLPVVELRRSTRGWAWWPTQS; via the coding sequence GTGATCCGGGGAGCGGCATCGCACGACGGTGAGTCGTTTGTTGAGGTGCTGGCGCGCGTTAGGACATGGCTTGATGCCTTGGGTGATACTGGCACCGTCGTCGCGATCACGCATGCTTCGATAATCCGTGCTGCGGTATTTCATGTGCTGAATGCGTCACCCGCAGCGTTTTCGCGAATCGAGGTCGCGCCGCTCCCGGTTGTCGAATTGCGGCGTTCGACTCGCGGATGGGCGTGGTGGCCGACGCAGTCGTGA
- a CDS encoding MFS transporter, giving the protein MGAHRTAASVAHRGAVSRLMLPAGADATALPLLIGRGLRGFCDGFVAVLLPAYLLALGFGQLDVGLVSSATLIGSAMATILVGMFAGRYPLRRMLTLAACLMAATGMGFAGLSALWPLLIVAFVGTLNPSSGDVSLFLPLELARLAGSAVGDARTAIFARYSLVGAVSASVGALAAALPGWLVAHAGLSLLASLRAMFGVYALVGVALWFLYRRLPEPQAHDRSRSAPLGPSRGIVTRLALLFSVDAFAGGLVVNSLLSLWLMQRFGLSLGAAGQFFFWAGLLTAGSQLAAVPLARKIGLLNTMVFTHIPSSLCLIAAAFAPTMLMTLTLLLVRSALSQMDVPTRTAYVMAVVTPPERPAAASFTSVPRSLASALGPTLAGALLAMGWVGAPLVACGLLKIAYDLTLLGAFRRVKLTD; this is encoded by the coding sequence ATGGGCGCACATAGGACCGCGGCCTCGGTCGCGCATCGCGGTGCAGTGTCACGCCTGATGCTGCCCGCCGGAGCTGACGCAACTGCCTTGCCCCTGCTCATCGGTCGCGGGTTGCGTGGCTTCTGTGATGGATTTGTCGCTGTGCTGCTGCCCGCGTATCTGCTCGCGCTCGGTTTCGGCCAACTGGACGTGGGACTGGTCAGTAGCGCCACGCTGATCGGCTCGGCGATGGCAACGATCCTGGTTGGAATGTTCGCCGGTCGCTATCCGCTGCGTCGCATGCTCACCCTGGCGGCATGCCTGATGGCCGCGACCGGTATGGGCTTTGCAGGACTGTCTGCGCTGTGGCCGCTGCTCATTGTCGCGTTCGTCGGGACGCTCAACCCCAGTTCGGGGGACGTCAGTCTGTTCCTGCCACTGGAACTGGCGCGTCTCGCTGGTTCAGCCGTCGGCGATGCCCGCACAGCGATATTCGCCCGTTACAGCCTGGTGGGCGCGGTGTCCGCCTCGGTAGGCGCTTTGGCGGCAGCGCTCCCGGGCTGGCTCGTCGCGCATGCGGGCCTGTCTTTGCTCGCATCCCTGCGTGCGATGTTCGGCGTTTATGCGCTAGTCGGTGTCGCACTGTGGTTCCTCTATCGCAGGTTGCCCGAACCTCAGGCGCACGACCGGTCGCGCAGCGCGCCGCTAGGTCCGTCGCGCGGGATTGTCACGCGCCTCGCGCTGCTTTTCAGTGTGGACGCATTTGCCGGCGGCCTGGTCGTGAACTCGTTGCTGTCGCTTTGGCTGATGCAGCGCTTTGGGCTTTCCCTCGGCGCGGCCGGGCAGTTTTTCTTCTGGGCGGGTCTGTTGACCGCGGGCTCGCAGCTCGCTGCGGTGCCACTGGCTCGCAAGATCGGTTTGCTGAACACGATGGTGTTCACCCATATCCCGTCCAGCCTCTGCCTGATCGCTGCTGCCTTCGCGCCGACTATGTTGATGACGCTGACGCTGCTGCTCGTGCGCAGCGCGCTGTCGCAAATGGACGTGCCAACCCGGACGGCCTATGTGATGGCGGTGGTGACACCGCCCGAGCGTCCGGCGGCGGCAAGCTTCACGTCGGTACCCAGAAGCCTCGCTTCGGCGCTTGGCCCCACGCTGGCCGGCGCGCTGCTGGCAATGGGCTGGGTCGGCGCCCCACTTGTCGCCTGCGGCCTGCTGAAGATTGCCTATGACCTCACGCTACTGGGGGCATTCCGACGGGTGAAGCTCACTGATTGA
- a CDS encoding HupE/UreJ family protein, translating to MRALHRVVRQAAAGLSALMLLASAEAHAVYQGAGDFYAGMLHPLTSPEHVLPMLVLGALAGQNGLKRCEFVLWAFPAAMAAGACTALSVPDLRGVLLLNVVSAVLLGSLLAAALTLPSWLILILSVGFGLTHGYANGSAIIGQIRPGVFIAGMAVASFILIAYTVAATSFLLRLRPTWIAIAVRVAGSWAAAIGLLVLSLTQRALLLS from the coding sequence ATGCGCGCATTGCACCGGGTGGTCCGGCAAGCCGCTGCCGGTCTGAGTGCGCTGATGTTGCTTGCATCAGCCGAAGCACACGCGGTGTACCAGGGCGCGGGCGACTTTTACGCCGGGATGCTGCATCCGTTGACGTCGCCGGAACATGTATTGCCCATGCTGGTGCTCGGCGCGCTGGCAGGGCAGAACGGCCTGAAACGATGTGAATTCGTGCTTTGGGCATTTCCGGCCGCCATGGCAGCCGGCGCGTGCACTGCCCTTTCCGTTCCGGATCTGCGTGGTGTTCTCCTGCTCAACGTTGTCTCAGCCGTATTGCTGGGTTCCCTCCTTGCGGCGGCCTTGACGTTGCCGTCATGGCTGATCCTGATTCTGTCGGTCGGGTTCGGCCTGACCCACGGTTACGCAAACGGATCAGCCATCATCGGTCAAATCCGCCCAGGCGTTTTCATAGCGGGCATGGCGGTCGCGAGCTTCATCCTGATCGCCTACACGGTTGCGGCGACCTCGTTCCTGCTGCGGCTACGGCCCACCTGGATCGCCATTGCCGTGCGCGTCGCGGGCAGCTGGGCCGCAGCAATCGGGCTTCTCGTTCTCAGTCTCACTCAACGTGCGTTGCTTCTCTCCTAG
- a CDS encoding c-type cytochrome has translation MKNVTRFISLVTLLAGSGCHDLERSRAIDNPAVAGKTIALQVCSNCHGANGVSVSPMFPKLAGQQRQYLIDQLTDFKSHSRADPNAKRFMWGFTHLTESQIEEIATYFSDQPAARGESGDRMLIDQGRTIFASGLPDRNVAACISCHGQHGEGAGPNPRLAGQHADYVVKQLLVYQRTEDRPRGATMKAICINMSEQEFRAVAAYVKALPSEIGMSTDMPTDRRAVHN, from the coding sequence ATGAAAAACGTGACGCGATTCATATCGCTTGTGACGTTGCTTGCGGGGTCGGGTTGTCACGACCTGGAACGATCACGCGCGATCGACAACCCGGCGGTCGCCGGGAAGACAATTGCCCTGCAAGTTTGCTCGAACTGTCATGGCGCGAACGGCGTCTCGGTGTCACCGATGTTTCCCAAGCTGGCAGGTCAACAGCGGCAATACCTTATCGATCAATTAACGGACTTCAAGTCGCATAGCCGGGCTGATCCGAATGCCAAACGATTCATGTGGGGCTTTACTCACCTGACCGAGTCGCAAATCGAGGAGATCGCCACATATTTTTCGGATCAGCCTGCGGCTCGGGGTGAGTCTGGCGATCGCATGCTCATCGACCAGGGGAGGACGATATTCGCATCCGGCCTGCCGGACAGGAACGTCGCGGCATGCATTTCATGTCACGGACAGCACGGTGAGGGGGCGGGTCCAAATCCTCGCCTCGCTGGTCAACATGCGGATTATGTCGTGAAGCAGCTGCTGGTCTACCAGCGCACCGAAGACAGGCCCCGTGGTGCAACCATGAAGGCGATCTGCATCAACATGTCGGAGCAGGAATTTCGCGCAGTAGCTGCTTACGTGAAGGCGCTTCCATCCGAGATCGGGATGTCGACCGACATGCCCACCGATCGAAGAGCAGTCCATAACTAG
- a CDS encoding HupE/UreJ family protein — translation MTFGMRRAIHAGLVFGYGCLFPVIAFAHIGQGDISGGLLAGFRHPISGLDHVVAMVAVGLWGAQLGRPAIWVLPVTFPIVMAFGAVLGGLGVPIPGIEVGIALSALALGAAVALALTPPLWIAGLLVALFAICHGHAHGAELPGSANAMTYAIGFVAATGTLHALGILIGTVNRWKAGGYALRAGGALISGCGVYFLTYAIRGA, via the coding sequence ATGACTTTCGGAATGCGACGCGCGATCCACGCGGGACTTGTATTCGGGTATGGGTGTCTTTTTCCGGTCATCGCATTCGCGCATATCGGCCAAGGCGACATATCCGGCGGCCTGCTCGCCGGTTTCAGACACCCGATTTCCGGCCTGGATCACGTCGTCGCGATGGTTGCAGTTGGATTGTGGGGTGCCCAGCTTGGGAGACCGGCTATTTGGGTGCTGCCGGTCACGTTCCCGATCGTCATGGCCTTCGGCGCTGTTCTCGGCGGCCTAGGCGTCCCGATTCCGGGGATCGAGGTCGGCATTGCGCTATCGGCACTGGCACTCGGTGCGGCGGTGGCACTTGCGTTGACGCCGCCGCTCTGGATTGCGGGTCTGCTGGTTGCCCTGTTCGCCATCTGCCATGGACACGCACACGGGGCGGAACTACCCGGGTCCGCGAACGCAATGACCTACGCGATCGGCTTCGTCGCGGCCACCGGCACACTTCATGCGCTCGGCATCCTGATCGGCACAGTCAATCGCTGGAAGGCGGGCGGCTATGCACTGCGGGCAGGCGGAGCCCTCATCTCCGGCTGCGGTGTCTATTTCCTCACATATGCGATTCGGGGAGCGTGA
- a CDS encoding HupE/UreJ family protein, which translates to MQAHKPSDSYLTLTVSDKTIVGRWDIALRDLDNPLILDADGDGVLTWGEVRVREADIKSYAFTRIKLTGDGRACAIHPGDLLIDHHSDGAYAVLEFDVACPTRPTRLGIDYRLFADVDTLHKGLIHVVSNGATTTAILGLSHPTEILDIRGKGVGRAFIDFVGEGMWHIWRGFDHALFLLSLMLPAACVLHGKKWFPADSPRAVSIDVLKLVTAFTAAHAITLSLATLHVVALPSRWVEVAIAVTILLSALNNIVPLVRMRRWLVAFSFGLIHGFGFASVLTDMALPTSLLAAALAGFNIGVELGQISLVLLLLPILYIYRSSRWFRLATLYGGSAAITVFATLWIYERTTGLTVLAL; encoded by the coding sequence GTGCAGGCGCACAAGCCGAGCGACAGTTACCTGACGCTTACAGTCAGCGACAAAACGATTGTGGGCCGATGGGATATCGCACTTCGCGACCTGGACAATCCGCTTATCCTCGATGCGGACGGGGACGGCGTGCTGACATGGGGCGAGGTCCGCGTCCGCGAAGCGGACATCAAGTCGTATGCCTTCACGCGGATCAAGCTTACGGGTGACGGGCGAGCGTGCGCGATTCATCCAGGCGACCTGCTGATCGACCACCACAGCGACGGCGCGTACGCGGTGCTCGAATTCGACGTGGCCTGTCCAACTCGACCGACCCGGCTTGGCATCGACTACCGCTTGTTTGCCGACGTCGACACGCTGCACAAAGGACTCATACACGTCGTGAGCAACGGCGCTACAACGACGGCTATTCTTGGGCTCAGTCATCCGACCGAGATCCTGGACATACGCGGGAAGGGAGTCGGGCGCGCCTTCATCGATTTCGTTGGGGAGGGCATGTGGCACATCTGGCGCGGCTTCGACCACGCCCTGTTTCTCCTGTCACTGATGTTGCCGGCAGCTTGCGTGTTGCACGGGAAAAAGTGGTTTCCTGCCGACTCCCCGAGGGCCGTGTCGATCGATGTATTGAAGCTCGTCACTGCGTTCACGGCGGCACACGCAATCACGTTGTCTCTTGCCACGCTGCACGTCGTGGCGTTGCCGTCGCGGTGGGTGGAAGTCGCTATCGCTGTGACGATCCTGCTTTCCGCGCTCAACAATATTGTTCCGCTGGTGCGCATGCGCCGTTGGCTGGTCGCGTTTTCTTTTGGCTTGATCCACGGCTTCGGCTTCGCAAGCGTGCTGACCGATATGGCCCTCCCGACATCCCTGCTTGCGGCTGCCCTTGCCGGGTTCAACATCGGTGTGGAATTGGGGCAGATCTCGCTGGTCCTGCTGCTATTGCCCATTCTTTACATCTATCGGTCGAGCCGTTGGTTTCGCCTGGCTACCCTTTACGGCGGATCAGCAGCCATCACGGTTTTCGCAACCCTGTGGATTTATGAACGAACGACAGGGCTGACAGTGCTTGCACTTTAG